A stretch of Streptococcus chenjunshii DNA encodes these proteins:
- a CDS encoding IS30 family transposase, protein MQDHYTPTGKHLTIADRRLIERWKQEGKSNREIAGLLGKAPQTINNEMKRGLVLQQVRKGKFEKLYRADRAQEVYEINRKNSRKAVSLTKKVKETIVHYIKLKWSPEMISKRKVNVPQSTIYYWMDKGYLGLTKADRLYPRKGKSPKKTASPNFMPVGKSIEERPEAITQRLEAGHYEIDTVVQTRAKAPCFLTLTDRKTRYEIIRYLPSKTAQAVNEALSSILQEYQITSITADNGAEFARLSEIFSEEKIYYAHPYCSWERGSNENHNRLIRRFLPKGKTRATRKLATQIEWWINNYPKRILNYKTPREIVFSG, encoded by the coding sequence ATGCAAGACCATTATACACCAACAGGCAAGCACTTGACAATAGCTGATCGCCGCTTGATTGAACGCTGGAAGCAAGAAGGGAAATCTAATCGTGAGATTGCAGGTCTCTTAGGCAAAGCTCCTCAAACGATAAACAACGAGATGAAACGTGGACTGGTCCTCCAACAGGTGCGTAAGGGGAAGTTTGAGAAGCTTTATAGGGCGGATAGAGCTCAGGAAGTGTATGAGATTAATCGAAAAAATAGCCGTAAAGCTGTTAGTCTCACGAAGAAAGTCAAGGAAACCATTGTCCACTACATCAAGCTGAAGTGGTCACCTGAGATGATTTCAAAACGTAAAGTCAACGTCCCACAATCCACCATATACTACTGGATGGACAAGGGGTACCTGGGGCTGACTAAGGCAGATAGGCTGTATCCAAGAAAAGGCAAATCCCCTAAGAAAACAGCCAGTCCTAATTTCATGCCTGTTGGAAAGTCGATTGAGGAGCGGCCTGAAGCGATCACTCAACGACTGGAGGCTGGGCATTATGAGATTGATACGGTTGTTCAGACACGGGCTAAAGCGCCTTGCTTTCTGACATTAACAGATCGAAAAACCAGGTATGAAATCATTCGTTACTTGCCCAGTAAGACAGCACAAGCCGTTAACGAAGCCTTGTCGAGCATTTTACAGGAATATCAGATCACGTCAATCACAGCTGATAATGGGGCAGAATTTGCTAGACTAAGCGAGATTTTTAGTGAAGAGAAGATCTACTATGCTCACCCTTATTGCTCTTGGGAAAGAGGCTCTAATGAGAATCACAACCGTCTTATTCGACGTTTCCTACCCAAGGGAAAAACAAGAGCGACCAGAAAACTGGCCACTCAGATTGAATGGTGGATAAACAATTATCCCAAACGAATATTAAACTACAAGACACCTAGAGAAATTGTATTCAGTGGCTAA
- a CDS encoding CapA family protein: MKKFRIIYRKTSLTCLLIICSCLVLALAFDMLGGLAVRKEKTKTEKSTVRVVANGDILLHDILYTSARQEDGSYDFAPYFEYVKDWIGEADLAIGDYEGTICPDYPLGGYPLFNAPPEIATCMKDVGYDVVDLAHNHILDSNLAGALNTVEVFNALGLDTIGIYKKNRSQEDILIKEVKGIKIAILGYAYGYNGMEANLTEAEYLAHLSDLDEQQMKEEIKEAEKKADITIVMPQMGIEYALEPTDEQVELYHKMIDWGADVIFGGHPHVAEPSETVEKDGDKKFIIYSMGNFISNQTYERMENVWTERGLLMDLTFEKTGSRTIIKTARAHPTLVWSWGKGEYGNEGYEYFNYRILILEDFIEGGRYRDQLDDTMKAKVDDAYREMTDLVNLQWD, encoded by the coding sequence ATGAAAAAGTTTAGGATTATTTACCGTAAAACCAGTCTTACCTGCCTGCTGATTATATGCTCCTGTTTAGTGCTGGCTTTGGCCTTTGATATGCTGGGAGGTCTCGCAGTCAGGAAAGAAAAAACAAAGACAGAAAAAAGCACCGTCCGTGTAGTAGCCAACGGTGACATTTTGCTGCACGATATCCTTTATACCAGCGCCAGACAGGAAGACGGCAGCTATGATTTCGCTCCCTATTTTGAATATGTCAAGGATTGGATTGGAGAAGCTGACTTGGCTATTGGCGATTATGAAGGGACGATTTGTCCCGACTACCCCCTGGGAGGTTACCCGCTGTTTAATGCGCCGCCGGAAATCGCAACCTGTATGAAAGATGTAGGCTATGATGTTGTCGATCTGGCCCACAATCATATTTTGGATTCTAACTTGGCCGGCGCTTTAAACACAGTTGAGGTTTTTAATGCTCTCGGCTTGGATACCATCGGTATTTACAAGAAAAATCGTTCTCAAGAAGATATTCTGATTAAGGAAGTGAAAGGTATAAAAATTGCTATTTTAGGTTACGCTTATGGCTACAATGGCATGGAAGCCAACCTGACGGAAGCAGAATACCTGGCTCATCTGTCAGACCTTGATGAACAGCAGATGAAAGAAGAAATCAAAGAAGCGGAAAAAAAGGCAGATATAACTATTGTCATGCCGCAGATGGGTATCGAGTATGCCTTAGAACCTACCGATGAGCAGGTCGAGCTTTATCATAAGATGATTGATTGGGGAGCAGATGTGATTTTTGGCGGCCACCCTCATGTAGCCGAACCTTCAGAGACGGTGGAGAAAGACGGTGATAAAAAATTTATTATCTATTCTATGGGAAACTTTATTTCCAATCAGACCTATGAGCGGATGGAGAACGTTTGGACAGAACGCGGTCTGCTGATGGATCTTACTTTCGAGAAAACTGGCAGCCGTACGATCATTAAAACAGCTAGGGCTCATCCGACGCTCGTTTGGTCATGGGGTAAAGGGGAATACGGAAATGAAGGCTATGAGTACTTTAATTACCGAATCCTCATTTTGGAAGATTTTATTGAAGGCGGCAGATACCGCGATCAGCTGGATGACACAATGAAGGCCAAGGTTGACGATGCCTACCGGGAAATGACAGACCTAGTTAACCTGCAGTGGGATTAA
- the gtfB gene encoding accessory Sec system glycosylation chaperone GtfB, with amino-acid sequence MINLFDSYDQNSWDLHYSLLVSGYKQPSIALNDDGFLPYDVTSPYLFFTDFAAVSGRPLYFSELPLPPYWEIRTDRSQASIWDLGRQRGRIRFLQTDNQRFIKEVDWLDDKKERRLTDCYNRVGFRYSQISYNASGQPVLRSYFDRNNQEVLLENYITGHLILNYRQQVYIFKNKLEFLTFYFKAAQFNLDRVFYNSLGPAFSVIQSLSQPGEDILFWQKNIEAAVPANMRQLLQQGSRRRTKIAVQHKAAYKNLQKLLTETEVRRTDYLGFLYPFKRENQGRSQALILTHSDQIQDLTALVTNLPEVDFHIAAPTAMSSKLLAYKKYANIRLYPRVDQERLNQLYLACDFYLDINHGREVPSALRRAFENKMIIFAFKQTAHNYRYIAPNHCFQTAEELLFVFLQVLANPPIIPSLLKKQYEGADLAAVEDYHKIIG; translated from the coding sequence ATGATTAATTTATTTGACAGTTATGATCAGAACAGCTGGGATCTCCATTATTCTCTGCTGGTTTCAGGCTATAAGCAGCCCAGTATCGCGCTCAATGATGACGGTTTTTTGCCCTATGATGTGACATCTCCTTATCTGTTTTTTACAGATTTTGCGGCTGTATCCGGCCGGCCTCTTTATTTCAGTGAACTGCCGCTGCCTCCTTATTGGGAAATCAGAACAGACCGCAGTCAGGCCAGTATTTGGGATTTAGGCCGGCAGCGCGGTCGTATCCGATTTTTACAGACAGATAATCAGCGTTTTATCAAGGAAGTTGACTGGCTGGATGATAAGAAAGAGCGCCGGCTGACGGACTGCTATAACCGTGTCGGCTTTCGTTACTCGCAGATTAGTTATAATGCATCTGGGCAGCCTGTTTTACGTTCCTATTTTGACAGAAACAATCAAGAAGTGCTGCTTGAAAATTATATTACAGGTCATTTGATTTTAAACTACAGGCAGCAGGTTTATATATTTAAAAATAAGCTGGAATTTTTGACGTTTTATTTTAAAGCAGCCCAGTTTAATCTGGATCGCGTTTTTTACAATTCGTTGGGTCCCGCTTTCTCAGTCATTCAGTCGCTTTCGCAGCCGGGAGAAGATATTCTTTTCTGGCAGAAAAATATTGAGGCAGCTGTTCCGGCCAATATGAGGCAGCTTCTTCAGCAAGGCAGCCGCCGCCGGACAAAAATTGCGGTACAGCATAAGGCAGCCTATAAAAATCTGCAAAAACTCCTGACTGAAACAGAAGTTCGCCGCACGGACTATCTAGGCTTCCTCTATCCTTTTAAACGGGAAAATCAGGGGCGCAGTCAGGCTTTGATTTTGACGCATTCTGATCAGATACAGGATTTGACAGCGCTGGTAACAAATCTGCCTGAGGTTGACTTTCACATTGCTGCTCCAACAGCAATGTCCAGCAAACTATTAGCTTATAAGAAATATGCCAATATCCGCCTTTATCCTCGTGTGGATCAGGAGAGACTCAATCAGCTTTATCTGGCCTGCGATTTTTATTTGGACATCAATCACGGCCGTGAGGTTCCCTCAGCTCTAAGGCGGGCTTTTGAAAATAAAATGATTATTTTTGCCTTCAAACAGACTGCCCATAATTATCGGTATATTGCTCCTAACCATTGTTTTCAGACTGCAGAAGAACTGCTTTTTGTCTTTCTGCAGGTTTTGGCCAATCCGCCGATTATCCCTTCTTTATTAAAAAAACAATATGAAGGGGCTGATTTGGCAGCTGTTGAAGACTATCATAAAATTATTGGTTAA